One window of the Thermodesulfomicrobium sp. WS genome contains the following:
- a CDS encoding ferritin family protein — translation MAGIFSASDVLTAAQEIEQRGQVFYTRLAETATDSSLAQIFRFLAQEEEKHWQVFHDLAARVGEVELPAWATEEEYVDYLTALIDSHTLFRLGDVQTLRQFVGSREEAIHTAMGFEKDTIVFFMEMQEFVPEGDRDAVQACVAEERRHLRMLAGLLR, via the coding sequence ATGGCAGGTATCTTTTCCGCTTCCGACGTGTTGACCGCGGCACAAGAGATCGAGCAGCGCGGTCAGGTATTCTATACCCGCCTGGCCGAAACCGCCACGGATTCGTCCTTGGCGCAGATCTTTCGCTTCTTGGCCCAAGAAGAGGAAAAACATTGGCAGGTCTTTCATGACCTGGCCGCCCGGGTGGGTGAGGTGGAGCTTCCGGCCTGGGCCACGGAAGAGGAATACGTGGACTACCTCACGGCCCTCATCGATTCCCACACCCTCTTTCGCCTGGGCGATGTGCAGACCCTGCGGCAATTCGTAGGCAGCCGCGAGGAGGCCATCCATACGGCCATGGGATTTGAGAAGGACACCATCGTATTCTTCATGGAAATGCAGGAATTCGTTCCTGAGGGCGACCGAGACGCGGTGCAGGCCTGCGTGGCGGAAGAACGCCGGCACCTGCGCATGTTGGCGGGGCTGTTGCGCTAA
- a CDS encoding FAD/NAD(P)-binding protein, which translates to MNQHNPYLPQMATLVEVIEETPNIKTFRVVLDDEEKMQNFTFRPGQVGQLSVFGVGESTFVINSSPTRMDYLQFSVMRVGEVTTRLHQLRPGDKVGVRAPLGNGFPVEAMRGKNIVFIGGGIGMAPLRTLFIYMLDNRADFGDITLLYGARTPVDMTYKAELPEWLARSDVRTVLTVDAEYPGWEHRVGLIPNVLLDLAPSPENTVAVTCGPPIMIKFTLQALKKLGFEDDQIITTLEKRMKCGVGLCGRCNIGTKYVCVDGPVFTYAQLKELPSEL; encoded by the coding sequence ATGAACCAGCACAATCCCTATTTGCCACAGATGGCCACCCTGGTGGAGGTCATCGAGGAGACGCCCAATATCAAGACCTTTCGCGTGGTGCTGGACGATGAGGAGAAGATGCAAAACTTCACCTTTCGTCCCGGCCAAGTGGGACAATTGTCGGTCTTTGGCGTGGGCGAGTCCACCTTTGTCATCAATTCCTCGCCCACCCGCATGGACTATCTTCAATTCAGCGTCATGCGCGTGGGTGAGGTGACGACGCGGCTGCATCAACTGCGGCCGGGCGACAAAGTGGGGGTGCGCGCGCCCCTGGGCAATGGCTTCCCGGTGGAGGCCATGCGCGGCAAGAACATCGTCTTCATCGGCGGCGGCATCGGTATGGCGCCGCTGCGCACCCTTTTTATCTATATGCTCGATAACCGCGCCGATTTCGGAGACATCACCCTGCTGTACGGCGCCCGTACGCCGGTGGACATGACCTACAAGGCGGAGCTTCCCGAGTGGCTCGCCCGCTCTGACGTGCGCACCGTGCTCACCGTGGACGCCGAGTACCCGGGCTGGGAGCATCGGGTGGGTCTCATCCCCAACGTGCTTCTGGATTTGGCCCCCTCGCCGGAAAACACCGTGGCCGTGACCTGCGGCCCGCCCATCATGATCAAATTCACCCTCCAGGCCCTCAAGAAACTGGGCTTCGAGGACGACCAGATCATCACCACCTTGGAAAAGCGCATGAAGTGCGGGGTGGGACTGTGCGGCCGCTGTAACATCGGCACCAAATACGTGTGCGTGGACGGTCCGGTGTTCACCTATGCCCAGCTCAAGGAACTTCCCTCGGAACTCTAG
- a CDS encoding 4Fe-4S dicluster domain-containing protein: MERFLPAAQLTALADDLAGSCHVLAPVAHAGSVVFRWYRPGMRLEFSRMASTSPKAATFPQTEPLLVAQRHEEHKQPVIEATLPPQARTVVLGCRPCGARGKEIFGPVFLGVAHDPYFARRREDALFISLVCTRPETTCFCSSVGGGPADPTGSDVLLIPVQGGFVARSVTEAGAAFLQHALFEDVGARGAEADAVVTQAQAAMPPSHDFSSAPAKLLARFDDKEFWEQQSAKCISCGACTYMCPTCYCFNITDDDLGLISRRIRTWDNCMSYTFTLEASGHNPRPTKAHRLKNRVSHKFSYYPSIHNGVIACCGCGRCIKHCPAGVDIRAIVHAAQEYAQ, encoded by the coding sequence ATGGAACGCTTTCTTCCTGCAGCACAACTCACTGCCCTGGCGGACGACTTGGCCGGTTCGTGTCATGTGCTGGCCCCGGTGGCCCATGCGGGCAGCGTGGTCTTCCGGTGGTACCGGCCGGGGATGCGCCTCGAGTTTTCGCGCATGGCCTCCACGTCTCCCAAAGCCGCCACGTTTCCGCAGACCGAGCCGCTTTTGGTGGCCCAGCGGCATGAGGAGCACAAGCAGCCGGTCATCGAGGCCACCCTTCCGCCGCAGGCCCGCACCGTGGTCTTGGGCTGCCGGCCCTGCGGGGCGCGGGGCAAAGAGATCTTTGGCCCGGTGTTCTTGGGCGTGGCCCATGACCCTTACTTTGCCCGGCGCCGGGAGGATGCCCTCTTCATCTCCCTGGTCTGCACCCGGCCCGAGACCACGTGCTTTTGCTCCAGCGTGGGCGGCGGTCCGGCCGATCCCACCGGTTCCGACGTGCTGCTCATCCCGGTGCAAGGCGGATTCGTCGCCCGTTCGGTGACCGAGGCCGGGGCGGCGTTTCTCCAACACGCGCTGTTTGAAGACGTCGGTGCCCGCGGGGCGGAGGCCGATGCCGTGGTGACTCAGGCCCAGGCGGCCATGCCTCCGTCCCATGACTTCTCCTCGGCGCCGGCCAAGCTCCTTGCCCGCTTCGATGACAAGGAGTTCTGGGAGCAGCAGTCTGCCAAATGCATCTCCTGCGGGGCGTGCACGTATATGTGCCCCACCTGCTACTGTTTCAATATCACCGATGACGATTTGGGTCTCATCAGCCGGCGCATCCGTACCTGGGACAACTGCATGTCGTACACCTTCACCCTGGAAGCCAGCGGTCACAACCCTCGGCCGACCAAGGCCCATCGCTTGAAAAACCGCGTTAGCCATAAGTTCAGCTATTATCCCTCGATCCATAACGGTGTCATCGCGTGTTGTGGATGTGGCCGGTGCATCAAGCATTGCCCGGCGGGAGTGGACATCCGTGCCATTGTGCACGCGGCACAGGAGTACGCGCAATGA
- a CDS encoding 4Fe-4S dicluster domain-containing protein → MLQQLKDAITSRLPELDLVLGWEMGFDPFHATPLYIREAADVERLVVGPWAVHNLATYLPGLKGKKVGIVVKGCDSRSVIQLANEGLIRREDVTVFGLCCDGVVSHRKLREKLPADLGFVEEAQWQADVLRARVAGQEVSVRLSDVLADKCIACCYPNALGADVLVGSERTASPQPVACQESFEALSSAEKQAFWQETMARCIRCYACRNACPMCVCRDHCIATSRDPLWLGQENSPAENFMFQMIHVMHLAGRCTECGECERACPVDIPLLLLRRHMNRVTQDLFAYEAGTTVGQTPPLLTFQVEEAGINERGW, encoded by the coding sequence ATGCTACAGCAATTGAAAGACGCCATTACCAGCCGGCTCCCGGAGTTGGACCTGGTTTTGGGCTGGGAGATGGGTTTCGACCCCTTCCATGCCACGCCGCTGTATATCCGGGAGGCTGCGGACGTGGAGCGCCTCGTGGTGGGGCCGTGGGCGGTGCACAACCTCGCCACGTACTTGCCGGGGCTCAAAGGCAAGAAGGTCGGCATCGTGGTCAAGGGGTGCGATAGCCGCAGCGTGATCCAACTGGCGAATGAGGGCCTTATCCGCCGCGAGGACGTGACGGTGTTTGGACTCTGCTGCGACGGGGTGGTGAGCCACCGCAAGCTGCGGGAAAAGCTGCCGGCGGACTTGGGTTTTGTGGAGGAGGCGCAGTGGCAGGCAGATGTGCTGCGCGCCCGCGTGGCTGGGCAAGAGGTTTCGGTGCGCCTGAGCGATGTCCTGGCCGACAAGTGTATCGCCTGCTGCTACCCCAATGCCTTGGGTGCGGACGTACTGGTGGGCAGTGAGCGCACTGCCTCGCCCCAGCCCGTGGCCTGCCAAGAGTCCTTCGAGGCATTGTCCAGTGCCGAGAAGCAGGCCTTCTGGCAGGAGACCATGGCCCGGTGCATTCGGTGTTATGCCTGCCGCAATGCGTGTCCCATGTGCGTGTGCCGCGACCATTGCATCGCCACCAGCCGCGATCCCCTGTGGCTGGGGCAGGAGAACTCCCCTGCGGAGAACTTCATGTTCCAGATGATCCACGTGATGCATCTGGCGGGCCGCTGCACCGAGTGCGGAGAATGTGAGCGGGCCTGTCCGGTGGATATCCCGCTGCTTCTGTTGCGCCGGCACATGAATCGGGTGACCCAGGACCTCTTTGCCTACGAGGCCGGGACCACTGTTGGTCAGACCCCGCCCCTGCTCACCTTCCAGGTGGAAGAGGCGGGCATCAACGAGCGAGGTTGGTAA
- a CDS encoding hydrogenase iron-sulfur subunit, whose amino-acid sequence MSASDSRELRIVGFLCNWCSYGGADTAGVARFSQPTDLRIIRVPCSGRIDPLFIVRALINGADGVLVSGCHPRDCHYAEGNFYARRRLETLKQFLSATGIDPRRFEYTWVSASEGQRWQHVVTEFTRRIHELGPAPIMSHVSEGAWFDAAAPAAAGQSCPCHG is encoded by the coding sequence ATGTCCGCCTCGGATTCGCGTGAACTACGCATCGTAGGCTTTTTGTGTAATTGGTGCTCGTATGGCGGGGCGGATACGGCCGGGGTGGCGCGTTTTTCCCAACCCACGGATTTGCGCATCATCCGGGTGCCGTGCTCGGGCCGCATCGACCCGCTGTTCATCGTGCGCGCCTTGATCAACGGCGCGGACGGGGTGCTCGTCTCCGGTTGCCACCCGCGGGACTGCCATTATGCGGAGGGCAATTTCTACGCCCGCCGCCGTCTGGAGACGCTCAAGCAGTTTCTGTCCGCCACCGGCATCGATCCGCGGCGCTTCGAGTACACCTGGGTTTCCGCTTCGGAAGGCCAGCGCTGGCAGCATGTGGTGACGGAGTTTACCCGCCGCATTCATGAACTCGGGCCGGCGCCCATCATGAGCCATGTATCCGAGGGGGCATGGTTCGACGCCGCAGCCCCAGCTGCTGCAGGCCAGAGCTGCCCGTGTCACGGCTAG
- a CDS encoding CoB--CoM heterodisulfide reductase iron-sulfur subunit A family protein, with the protein MRIGVFICHCGSNIAGTVDVAAVARAAAKFPDVAYATDTMYACSEPGQEGIVQAVQELQLDGVVVASCTPRMHEPTFRRTVERAGINRYFFEMANIREHVSWIGKNTERNTAKAIELVRMAVEKLRRNRPLIPKRFDVVKRVLIIGGGVAGIQAALDCADGGQEVVLVEREQSIGGKMAKLDKTFPTIDCSSCVLGPKMVDVGQHPKITLHTLAEIESVSGYVGNFQVTIRKKARFVDWSKCTGCGLCMEKCPSRKAPDPFNEGLCTAPSINIPFPQAIPKKAAINPDTCIMKQKGKCGLCAKICPVKCIDFDQQDELVTVDVGAIVVATGYDLFDWHKYPQYGQGRYPDVITSLQYERLLSASGPTGGHIKRPSDGKEPKTVVFIQCVGSRDRSVDRPYCSGFCCMYTAKQAILTKDHIPDSQSYVFYMDIRSPGKGYDEFTRRAMEEYGAQYVRGRVSMIYPKGDQLVVRGADTLAGTQVEVAADLVVLAVGAEAARGAVALGEKLRVVPDQYGFFVESHPKLKPVETNTAGVFLAGACQGPKDIPASVGQGSAAAAKVLALLSKDQLESDPQVSRVTPARCVGCGKCVQTCPFGAIKLVEDRFGNPKAEVVETVCQGCGICTVTCPQGAIQLEHFTDNQILAEVNALCPPRIRVNYAS; encoded by the coding sequence ATGCGAATCGGAGTCTTTATTTGTCATTGTGGCAGTAACATCGCCGGTACGGTGGACGTGGCTGCCGTGGCCCGGGCTGCGGCGAAGTTTCCTGATGTGGCCTACGCCACGGACACCATGTACGCCTGCTCCGAGCCCGGACAGGAAGGCATCGTCCAGGCGGTGCAGGAACTCCAATTGGACGGCGTGGTGGTGGCGTCATGCACTCCGCGGATGCACGAGCCGACGTTCCGCCGCACCGTGGAGCGCGCCGGCATCAATCGCTATTTCTTTGAAATGGCCAATATCCGCGAACATGTGTCGTGGATCGGCAAAAATACTGAGCGCAATACCGCCAAGGCCATCGAACTCGTGCGCATGGCGGTGGAGAAGCTGCGCCGCAACCGGCCGCTCATCCCCAAACGCTTCGACGTGGTCAAGCGGGTGCTGATCATCGGTGGCGGCGTGGCGGGCATTCAGGCCGCCCTGGACTGCGCCGACGGCGGGCAGGAAGTGGTGCTGGTGGAGCGGGAGCAGAGCATTGGCGGCAAGATGGCCAAGCTGGACAAGACCTTCCCCACCATTGACTGCTCTTCGTGTGTGCTTGGACCCAAAATGGTGGACGTGGGCCAGCACCCCAAGATCACCCTGCACACCTTGGCGGAGATCGAGTCGGTTTCCGGATATGTGGGCAACTTCCAGGTCACCATCCGCAAGAAGGCGCGGTTTGTGGATTGGAGCAAATGCACGGGCTGCGGGTTGTGCATGGAAAAATGCCCCAGCCGCAAGGCGCCGGATCCCTTCAACGAAGGGCTGTGCACCGCGCCGTCCATCAATATTCCTTTTCCCCAGGCCATTCCCAAGAAGGCGGCCATCAACCCGGATACCTGTATCATGAAACAAAAGGGCAAGTGCGGCCTGTGTGCCAAGATTTGCCCGGTGAAATGCATCGATTTCGATCAGCAGGACGAACTCGTGACCGTGGACGTGGGCGCCATTGTGGTGGCCACGGGATATGACCTCTTCGACTGGCATAAGTATCCGCAGTACGGACAGGGGCGCTATCCCGATGTCATCACTTCGTTGCAGTACGAGCGCTTGCTTTCCGCATCAGGGCCGACGGGTGGACATATCAAGCGGCCGTCGGACGGCAAGGAGCCCAAGACCGTGGTGTTCATCCAATGTGTAGGCTCCCGCGATCGTTCGGTGGATCGGCCGTACTGTTCGGGCTTTTGCTGCATGTACACCGCCAAGCAGGCCATCCTCACCAAAGATCATATCCCGGATTCCCAGAGTTACGTCTTTTACATGGATATCCGCTCGCCAGGCAAAGGCTATGACGAATTCACCCGCCGGGCCATGGAAGAGTACGGCGCCCAGTATGTGCGCGGTCGGGTCTCCATGATCTACCCCAAGGGCGATCAATTGGTGGTGCGTGGGGCGGATACCTTGGCCGGCACCCAGGTGGAGGTGGCGGCGGACCTGGTGGTCTTGGCCGTGGGCGCCGAGGCGGCGCGCGGGGCCGTGGCCTTGGGCGAGAAGCTTCGCGTGGTGCCGGACCAGTACGGTTTCTTCGTGGAGAGCCATCCCAAACTCAAGCCCGTGGAGACCAATACCGCCGGGGTGTTTTTGGCCGGCGCCTGCCAGGGGCCCAAGGACATCCCGGCATCGGTGGGCCAGGGCAGCGCGGCTGCGGCCAAGGTGCTCGCCCTCCTTTCCAAGGACCAGTTGGAGTCCGATCCGCAGGTATCGCGGGTCACGCCTGCGCGCTGTGTGGGGTGCGGCAAATGCGTGCAGACCTGCCCCTTTGGGGCCATCAAGCTGGTGGAAGACCGCTTTGGCAACCCCAAGGCCGAGGTGGTGGAGACCGTGTGTCAGGGCTGCGGCATCTGCACCGTCACCTGTCCTCAGGGGGCCATCCAATTGGAACACTTTACGGATAACCAGATCCTCGCGGAGGTGAATGCCTTATGTCCGCCTCGGATTCGCGTGAACTACGCATCGTAG
- a CDS encoding CoB--CoM heterodisulfide reductase iron-sulfur subunit B family protein codes for MSKVAYYPGCSGQGTSLEYDRSTRAVCAAVGLELVDVPDWSCCGSSPAHTVNHVLSAALSARNLDLAHSLGLDVVATPCPSCLTNLRNAALEMEDEAFRDTVNALLDRPCAGRVDPQSVLQVLVEQVGVDEVARRVTRPLTGLRVACYYGCIMNRPPERMRFDDHENPMAMDRLMEAAGAEVAPFPLKVECCGASFGVPRGDIVARLSGKLLDAARGLGVDAVVTACPLCQMNLDLRQSQINAALREHFRIPVFYYTQLLGLALDVPRSELGLDRLCVDPRLALGKIKAPAPVR; via the coding sequence ATGTCTAAAGTCGCTTACTATCCCGGCTGCTCCGGCCAGGGCACTTCCTTGGAATACGACCGTTCCACCCGGGCCGTGTGCGCGGCCGTAGGCTTGGAACTGGTGGACGTGCCGGATTGGAGCTGCTGCGGATCGTCTCCGGCGCATACCGTGAACCACGTGCTCTCGGCGGCCTTGTCTGCGCGCAATCTGGATTTGGCCCATAGCCTCGGGCTCGATGTGGTGGCCACGCCGTGCCCCAGCTGCCTCACCAATCTGCGGAACGCCGCCCTGGAGATGGAGGACGAGGCGTTTCGGGACACGGTCAATGCGTTGCTGGATCGGCCCTGCGCGGGCCGCGTGGACCCGCAATCGGTTTTGCAGGTGCTGGTGGAACAGGTGGGGGTGGACGAGGTGGCCCGGCGGGTGACCCGGCCGCTTACGGGCCTGCGGGTGGCCTGCTATTATGGCTGTATCATGAACCGGCCGCCGGAGCGTATGCGTTTTGATGACCATGAAAATCCCATGGCCATGGACCGCCTCATGGAGGCTGCTGGCGCCGAAGTGGCGCCCTTTCCCCTCAAAGTGGAATGCTGTGGGGCCTCCTTTGGCGTGCCCCGTGGCGACATCGTGGCCCGATTGTCCGGCAAGCTTTTGGACGCCGCCCGCGGCCTTGGGGTGGATGCGGTGGTCACGGCGTGCCCGCTGTGCCAGATGAACCTGGACCTGCGGCAGAGTCAGATCAATGCGGCGCTGCGCGAGCATTTTCGGATCCCGGTGTTCTACTACACGCAGCTTTTGGGGCTTGCGCTGGATGTGCCCCGTAGCGAGCTGGGGCTGGATCGCCTGTGTGTGGATCCGCGTCTGGCCCTGGGGAAAATCAAGGCGCCGGCGCCGGTGCGGTAG
- a CDS encoding 4Fe-4S dicluster domain-containing protein: MRIVDLATADQDFIAEVEARSHQNLRTCYQCGNCTAGCPYTFVYDHSVSQVMRLIQLGQRDAVLQCKSIWLCGSCQSCTTRCPNRIDVAKVMDVCRHMAREQGYATEREVKLFADAFLRSVERHGRAFELGLMADYVLHSGRVFTDADLAPKALARRKLPFRPHTVVGRDQIERIFQRFRKGGAHV; the protein is encoded by the coding sequence ATGCGCATCGTCGATCTCGCCACCGCGGACCAGGACTTCATCGCCGAGGTGGAAGCCCGCAGCCATCAAAATCTGCGGACATGCTACCAATGCGGCAACTGTACCGCGGGATGTCCGTACACCTTCGTGTACGATCATTCGGTCAGCCAAGTCATGCGGCTCATTCAACTCGGCCAGCGCGATGCCGTGCTCCAGTGCAAGTCCATTTGGCTGTGCGGTTCGTGTCAATCCTGTACCACGCGGTGTCCCAACCGTATCGATGTGGCCAAGGTCATGGATGTATGCCGGCACATGGCCAGAGAGCAAGGATATGCCACGGAGCGCGAGGTCAAGCTCTTTGCCGATGCCTTCCTCCGTTCCGTGGAGCGTCACGGCCGGGCTTTTGAATTGGGGCTGATGGCGGATTACGTCCTGCATTCGGGGCGGGTGTTCACGGATGCGGACTTGGCCCCCAAGGCCTTGGCGCGTCGCAAACTCCCCTTCCGGCCGCACACCGTCGTTGGCCGGGATCAGATCGAGCGGATTTTCCAGCGTTTCCGCAAGGGAGGGGCCCATGTCTAA
- a CDS encoding DUF882 domain-containing protein, giving the protein MPHCRREFLRRLAGLTVVSAVGSIAPHVVAEALASPVPRKRVLVLENLHTGKRLEVAYAVNGRYTPEALKTLSQFLRDPINGATTRMDPRLFDLLHTLWVRLGAKRPYQVICGYRSPSTNALMRRKSRGVASNSYHMRGKAVDVCLPGVSLSRLRDVALAARMGGVGFYPRDGFVHLDTGPVRHW; this is encoded by the coding sequence ATGCCCCATTGTCGCCGTGAGTTTCTCCGTCGCCTTGCAGGTCTGACCGTGGTTTCCGCGGTAGGCTCCATCGCCCCTCATGTGGTGGCCGAAGCCTTGGCCTCGCCAGTCCCCAGAAAGCGGGTGCTGGTGTTGGAAAATCTCCACACGGGCAAGCGCCTGGAAGTCGCCTACGCGGTCAATGGCCGCTACACGCCGGAAGCCTTGAAGACGCTCAGTCAGTTTTTGCGCGATCCCATCAACGGCGCCACCACCCGGATGGATCCCCGACTTTTTGATCTCCTGCATACCCTTTGGGTTCGCTTGGGGGCGAAGCGCCCCTACCAGGTGATCTGCGGCTACCGCTCCCCGTCCACCAATGCGCTGATGCGCCGCAAAAGCCGGGGCGTGGCCAGCAATAGCTACCACATGCGCGGCAAGGCCGTGGATGTGTGCCTTCCGGGCGTATCGCTTTCCCGCTTGCGGGATGTGGCCCTCGCCGCCCGTATGGGCGGGGTCGGTTTCTATCCGCGTGACGGGTTTGTGCATCTGGACACCGGCCCGGTGCGCCACTGGTAG
- a CDS encoding L,D-transpeptidase family protein has translation MKFGLALAAVFLMLGQAAADTELLWFSDGRPTPQALEALHILASAEDEGLAPEDYGVDRLRGALENILWSRERSADIFRWDAELTEAVLRFLRHLQLGRVDPASVQVHFSGIGRRAVVSQERLRAALSQGQLAQLVEEVTPKVPLYRQIREALGRYRRMAADPQVMALWAQPLPALPADKVTPGQSYLGLPLVVRRLKALGDLPPDVPESSVLTPSIVRGLRQFQERHGLLADGVLGGRTVARLNVSPAAGVRQMELTMERLRWVDFDSSRIIAVYLPENVLEASTVDAAGTVAVHLRMRVITGNAAQTPTPLLEDTIRAIELSPYWNVPVSIVRDELTSKFLKDPEAFSREGFEFVLGDGHVESSLTLERLQDAARGRIRLRQRPGPTNPMGDIKFVISNKDAIYLHHTANPQLFSRARRDLSHGCIRVEDPVRLAQFVLDDDPAWDAERLQAAMGQSTPTILRVRRPPRVVLIYSTVRVQDGRVAFLADLYGLDRLLDQALRHVPSNP, from the coding sequence ATGAAGTTTGGGCTGGCGTTGGCCGCCGTTTTCCTGATGTTGGGGCAGGCGGCGGCGGATACGGAGCTTTTGTGGTTTTCCGATGGGCGTCCCACGCCCCAGGCCTTGGAAGCGCTCCATATCTTGGCCTCGGCCGAGGACGAGGGGTTGGCCCCTGAAGACTACGGAGTGGACCGACTGCGGGGGGCGTTGGAAAACATCCTCTGGAGTAGGGAGCGTTCCGCAGATATTTTTCGCTGGGATGCGGAGCTTACCGAGGCCGTGCTCCGGTTCCTGAGGCATCTGCAACTGGGCCGGGTGGACCCAGCTTCGGTGCAGGTGCATTTTTCGGGTATCGGGCGGCGGGCGGTGGTCTCCCAAGAGCGTCTCCGTGCGGCGCTCTCCCAGGGGCAACTGGCCCAGCTCGTGGAGGAAGTGACCCCCAAGGTCCCTCTGTATCGGCAGATTCGGGAAGCGTTGGGCCGGTACCGGCGCATGGCGGCCGATCCCCAGGTGATGGCCTTGTGGGCGCAACCATTGCCAGCGCTTCCGGCGGACAAGGTCACCCCTGGCCAGAGCTATCTCGGCCTTCCTCTCGTGGTGCGCCGCCTCAAGGCCCTCGGAGATTTGCCGCCGGATGTGCCCGAGTCTTCGGTGCTGACGCCATCCATTGTCCGGGGGCTCCGCCAGTTCCAGGAACGCCATGGGCTCTTGGCGGATGGCGTCTTGGGGGGGCGTACCGTGGCGCGGCTCAATGTTTCGCCTGCGGCTGGGGTGCGGCAGATGGAGCTTACCATGGAACGATTGCGGTGGGTGGATTTCGACAGTAGCCGCATTATCGCCGTGTACTTGCCGGAGAACGTCCTCGAGGCCTCCACGGTGGACGCTGCCGGAACCGTGGCCGTGCACCTGCGTATGCGGGTCATCACCGGCAATGCCGCCCAAACCCCCACCCCGCTGCTGGAAGATACCATCCGGGCCATTGAACTCAGCCCGTATTGGAATGTCCCCGTCTCCATCGTCCGGGACGAACTGACCTCGAAATTCCTCAAAGACCCCGAGGCCTTTTCCCGGGAAGGTTTCGAATTCGTCCTTGGGGACGGACATGTGGAATCGAGCTTGACCCTGGAGCGTCTTCAGGATGCGGCACGGGGACGTATCCGGCTGCGGCAGCGCCCTGGTCCCACGAATCCCATGGGGGACATCAAGTTCGTCATCTCCAACAAAGATGCCATCTATTTGCATCATACGGCCAACCCGCAACTTTTTTCCCGTGCTCGTCGCGACCTCAGCCATGGTTGCATTCGTGTGGAAGACCCGGTAAGGCTCGCCCAATTCGTGCTCGATGATGACCCAGCTTGGGATGCCGAGCGACTGCAGGCGGCCATGGGACAGAGTACTCCCACGATCCTGCGGGTGCGTCGGCCTCCGCGTGTGGTCCTCATCTATTCCACGGTGCGGGTCCAGGACGGTCGGGTGGCCTTTCTCGCCGATCTGTATGGTTTGGATCGTCTCTTGGATCAGGCCCTGCGCCATGTTCCTTCCAACCCATGA
- a CDS encoding glycosyltransferase family 4 protein, with the protein MRLPSIVHLDLGLELRGGQRQVLLLGSWLAAEGLPVAVGVPRAAPLVDALAAAGVPVVLLPSRRGLDPRNVLLLARRLPPKAILHTHEARAASLGAVVRLLRPDVRLVHTRRVSYPLGRGWSRWKYARADAVVAVGADVARVVEDSGVPVAAVIPSAIPVAEYPPRTGWHGGRIGIIGALTPQKGHEILLEAVRGLDASVELWVVGEGPLRERLMQRAHALGIAHRVHWKGWVPAAQVLPQLDAVAVPSPHGEGSSGVIKEAWACGVPVVCSDLPANVELVEAGVCGMVAPVGDAQALARALHDVLHNRSLAARLVEGGRARVTAYDVPVMGAAYLRHYGALGYCV; encoded by the coding sequence ATGCGACTCCCCTCCATTGTCCATCTTGATTTGGGCCTGGAGCTGCGCGGCGGCCAGCGCCAGGTGCTGCTCCTTGGTTCGTGGCTTGCGGCCGAAGGCCTGCCGGTGGCGGTGGGGGTTCCCCGCGCTGCCCCGCTCGTGGACGCGCTTGCTGCAGCAGGGGTGCCGGTGGTCCTGCTGCCGTCCCGTCGTGGCCTGGACCCCCGCAATGTGCTGCTACTGGCGCGGCGCCTTCCCCCAAAGGCCATCCTCCATACGCACGAAGCGCGGGCCGCGTCCTTGGGCGCTGTGGTGCGTCTTCTGCGGCCGGATGTGCGGCTGGTGCACACCCGTCGCGTGTCGTATCCCTTGGGACGAGGCTGGAGCCGCTGGAAATATGCCCGGGCCGACGCGGTGGTGGCCGTGGGGGCGGATGTGGCCCGGGTGGTGGAGGACTCGGGGGTGCCGGTGGCGGCGGTCATCCCCAGCGCCATTCCTGTGGCCGAGTATCCGCCGCGCACCGGGTGGCATGGCGGACGCATCGGCATCATCGGCGCCCTGACGCCGCAAAAAGGCCACGAAATCCTTCTTGAGGCCGTACGCGGTCTGGATGCGTCCGTGGAGCTCTGGGTGGTGGGCGAAGGCCCTTTGCGGGAGCGGCTCATGCAGCGGGCGCATGCGCTGGGTATCGCCCACCGGGTGCATTGGAAGGGGTGGGTGCCGGCGGCCCAGGTGCTGCCGCAGTTGGATGCCGTGGCCGTCCCCTCGCCCCATGGGGAAGGCTCAAGTGGCGTCATCAAGGAGGCCTGGGCGTGCGGGGTGCCGGTGGTGTGTTCGGACTTGCCTGCCAATGTGGAGCTCGTGGAGGCTGGGGTCTGCGGGATGGTGGCCCCGGTGGGGGATGCCCAGGCCCTGGCGCGCGCTCTCCATGACGTCCTGCACAACCGCAGCCTGGCGGCCCGGCTGGTGGAAGGCGGGCGCGCACGGGTGACGGCGTATGATGTGCCGGTCATGGGGGCGGCGTATCTTCGTCACTACGGCGCGCTGGGATACTGCGTGTGA